One Eubalaena glacialis isolate mEubGla1 chromosome 11, mEubGla1.1.hap2.+ XY, whole genome shotgun sequence DNA segment encodes these proteins:
- the MRPL51 gene encoding large ribosomal subunit protein mL51, giving the protein MRAMAGSLSWVAGSLSLVAGRSLWGQVPLACRSFSLGVPRLFHVRVTLPPRKVVDRWNEKRAMFGVYDNIGILGNFEKHPKELIKGPIWLRGWKGNELQRCIRKKRMVGNRMFIDDLHNLNKRISYLYKCFNRHGKYR; this is encoded by the exons ATGAGAGCAATGGCAGGGAGCCTCTCTTGGGTGGCAGGCAGCCTCTCTTTGGTGGCAGGCAGGAGCCTATGGGGCCAGGTGCCGCTGGCCTGCAGAAGCTTCTCTCTGG GTGTTCCCCGATTGTTCCATGTAAGGGTCACCCTCCCGCCCCGCAAAGTGGTTGATCGTTGGAACGAGAAGAGGGCCATGTTCGGGGTATATGACAACATCGGGATCCTGG GAAACTTTGAAAAGCACCCCAAAGAACTGATCAAGGGTCCCATATGGCTTCGAGGCTGGAAGGGGAATGAATTGCAGCGTTGTATCCGAAAGAAGAGAATGGTTGGAAATCGGATGTTCATTGATGACCTGCACAACCTGAACAAACGCATCAGCTATCTCTACAAATGCTTTAACCGACATGGAAAGTACCGGTAG